The proteins below come from a single Solea senegalensis isolate Sse05_10M linkage group LG2, IFAPA_SoseM_1, whole genome shotgun sequence genomic window:
- the LOC122783390 gene encoding probable G-protein coupled receptor 34 translates to MTATSSASSVLFTLSASASNDSSLSMSTPPLPASMSLFSASSLPPSSTSSAISSNQTTCSFDDTAIRLPLTVCYLLFFLFGLVGNLFALWVFLFLHSSHNSVRVFLINCAVADLVLLACLPFRVFYHANGNKWGLGPVACKLVGNLFYMNMYISIALLGFISLDRYLRLKGRGRARRGMALTLCGRRWPWSWLACGALWGMSLLGALPLVVTADNKVTADNKVTSDKCFHYRQLQGAKWKAYFNGALVALFWLVFVMLVVSYAKIAAELMRVSRDKPDLPNAQKYQRTAKKSFFVLFLFTVCFGPYHAFRPVYILSQVSDTASCSYLQLVDHTNEVMLLLSALNSCMDPVMYFLLSGSVRKTALRALGQRFGHRLPFLHEATSNSSTTELRRLSLPNTPRNSVFNINATLFRPGQTTLPPTGQQ, encoded by the coding sequence ATGACTGCGACCTCCTCTGCCTCTTCGGTGCTCTTCACTCTTTCAGCCTCTGCGTCGAATGACTCCTCTCTTTCTATGTCGACTCCACCGCTGCCTGCTTCAATGTCACTCTTCTCagcttcctctctccctccatcctccacCTCGTCAGCCATTTCCTCAAACCAGACGACGTGTTCCTTTGATGACACCGCCATCCGCCTGCCGCTCACCGTCTGTTACttgctcttcttcctcttcgGGCTTGTGGGAAACCTCTTTGCGCTCTGGGTATTCCTCTTCTTACACTCCAGCCACAACTCTGTGCGAGTGTTCCTCATCAACTGTGCAGTGGCGGATCTGGTGCTCCTGGCGTGTCTTCCCTTCAGGGTCTTCTACCACGCGAACGGGAACAAGTGGGGGCTGGGCCCAGTGGCCTGCAAGCTGGTGGGGAACCTCTTTTACATGAACATGTACATTAGCATCGCGCTGCTGGGCTTCATCAGCTTGGACAGATACCTGCGGTTGAAGGGGAGGGGGCGAGCGCGGAGAGGCATGGCGCTGACGCTGTGTGGGCGCCGGTGGCCGTGGAGCTGGTTGGCGTGCGGGGCTCTGTGGGGCATGTCACTGTTGGGGGCGTTGCCCCTTGTCGTCACCGCGGACAACAAGGTCACCGCGGACAACAAGGTCACCAGTGACAAATGCTTCCACTACAGGCAGCTACAAGGAGCCAAGTGGAAGGCCTACTTCAACGGGGCGCTGGTGGCGCTGTTCTGGCTCGTCTTCGTCATGCTCGTGGTCTCCTACGCAAAGATCGCCGCCGAGCTGATGAGGGTGTCACGCGACAAGCCCGACCTCCCCAACGCGCAGAAATACCAGCGCACCGCCAAGAAATCCTTCTTCGTCCTCTTCCTGTTCACCGTGTGTTTCGGGCCGTACCACGCCTTCCGCCCCGTCTACATCCTCTCACAGGTCAGCGACACAGCCAGCTGCAGCTACCTGCAGCTGGTGGATCATACCAACGAGGTCATGCTGTTGCTCTCCGCCCTAAACAGCTGCATGGACCCCGTCATGTACTTCCTGTTGTCGGGGTCGGTGCGCAAAACCGCGTTGCGCGCCCTCGGACAGCGATTCGGACACAGGCTGCCCTTCCTGCACGAAGCCACGTCCAACAGCTCCACGACAGAGCTGAGACGCTTGTCTTTACCCAACACCCCGAGAAACAGCGTGTTCAACATCAACGCCACCCTCTTCCGCCCAGGACAGACTACACTTCCCCCTACTGGGCAACAATGA